The genomic region TAGCTAACACATGCTGACTGTGAAAAGATATACACTTGTAAaggttttgctgttataatatcaTGTCAGCGTGCTATTGTGGTGATGAAGCACAACGTTTGATGAGCTGCTGCGAGGGATTCCCACACCAGATTTTGCTTAGCAACCATAAGAGGCTACACCCGGCCTGGTGCTGCTTCATCGTTATACCAGAGGAGATGCGAAGTGGGATTTTGGGAAGGAGGGGACGGGGGAGAAAATGCATTTGTACTcagaagtatgtgtgtgtgtgtgtgtgtgtgtgtgtgtgtgtgttaccatgtCACTCTCTCCTTCAGTTGATGTATTTCATCCTCTCCACAGCGAATCAGACTCTCGGCCTTGGTGATGTGCGAATCTTTCTCGCCCAACTGTCGAGAGCACTCTGAATTCACTGTCTGCAGAAACACAGAACAGGCTAAAGATAAGAAGTCTATTTGGTTGTTGTTACCCCactttaaaaacttttacaGATGTCTTTACTggattaaaacaattttaaacctTGACTGAGTAAATGATGTTTTATTCTACAAACTGAtgtgtttgcatgaaaaaaaaattcttaatcTATTTTTTCACACCACATTGTCCTTAATGGATAAACGTCCTTCACCatattaattaatgtaattgtttattatttattgttttttgttgggggggggggcgacgacagtggcttagtggttagcacatatGCCTcatgcctccagggttgggggttcaattcccgacaccaccctgtgtgtgcggaggttGTATGTTCTCAATGTgcttctgggtactccagtttcctcccccagaccttagacatgtgttgtaggctgattggcatttccaaattgtccatagtgtgtgaatgtgtgtgtgattgtgccctgtgatgggttggcaccctgtacagggtgtaccccacctcgtggccagagtcccctgggataggcgccaggctctccgtgaccctgtataggataagcggcacAGAacctggatggatggatggatggatggatggatatttgggGGTAGTATGCTCAAGCATCCTCTTCCTCATTAACTGTTGATCAAAGGAATTTTACATGTGTGCAAccacatatttataccccagggaaaaagtaaaagtacaacCTCTACAGTgaacgctccacataaacagaataaaaacatgttGATGTTTAACgcttcatggaaggagtctccagtgtcagagctttgtaacagacaGAGGTAAAGCTCTAAGTGTTCCGATACTTACGTAACATGAAGCTGTATTGACTTTAAGCACaactataaactgattttaaaaaaaagtctttatttataatatgAATTTTAATTGTTGTCGTATTGCTGtggttaaaaaaatgaataaaaagaaaagaattaaacACGTGGACGTGTCGTTATAGGAAAAAATATTCCATTTCTATTCATATGTGGACGCATCGCATCagcctgtcattgattattgtcctataacagcgtgacagtgttttattccttataaacAACTCCTGGGTCATAATGAGAAAATAGTGCGCTCGAACACTCTATCATTGCAGAATGGGCACTATTTTTCATCATCACACCCTGTGACTGGGCctttcacacacagactcacatgCTAATGTCCTTCTTATTAGCTTATTAGCCAgacaaatgtattattaatcaCCTAGACGGAACGGATATTTGTTTCAAGAGTCACATCAGTAGTCATACCGCCATTTCAAGACCACAAGATCATAGGATCGTGAAAGACAGTTTCGACTTTTAATTAACTTCAAGCAGGCTCTCTaaggaaaaatatattattatttctgagAAAAGCAGCACCACGCACAGATGTTAAAccgagaaaaaaaacaaaaacgagcATCTTTTTAAACATTCTCAACAAATTTaagcagattttttattttttttttcatcagagTTTAAATATACAGACCTCAAGCTCTGAGACTTTGACCTCCAGGCTAGACGTCTTCTCGCTTTCAGATCTCAGCTGTGCTTTTAAACTCTCAAGTGCTTCATTTAAGccctgaggagaaaaaaaacaaaacactaaaacattCAAAGTTTTTGCAGAAAGCACAAAAATGTAGCACCTTGAGCAGGAAAATTTGAATATTCCCTGATCTATATACTGAATAAATATGCTGCGACTTGCCAGTTTATTAGACACTAGCTCTATTTcattactgtatatacttaTAGTGGTGGCTCAGAGGTTAAGGTTTAGTGGTTACGGTTCAGGCCTACTGATCAGAATGTCACGAGTTCAAACCTCCAGCTCCTCCTAGCCGCTGCTGCTCGACCCtcaaccttctctgctccatgactgaccctgtgctctgacttCATCTCCTTAACAAGccggcacatgcaaagaaactAATTTCACTCCATACTACACGCATGTATACTCCTAAtactgttcctaataaagtggccatcGAGTTGTGGATGtgggaattttttaaaataccaaTCTATCAACTAATAAAGAtatactctttttatatatattatatattctttttcTTATACTTCAATTCACTGTGGGTGAGatggtaaaataaaacaatatcccATTATTGGAAGACATTTTTCTGATACACCATATGAGCTACTGGAAATAACTtggagacatgctgttatagaaaaataatcaacctcaTGGTGGTAGCAGAAACTCCATAACAAGCCTAGGTTCTTCGTTTTATGCATCCAGACACAGCCAACGTAGTTCCCTAGTACGTCTTTGAGAATCTCTGCTTACCTTCACGTGGTTTTGGTGCGCCATATTCTCCGTACTCATCTGAAACCTCATGGCTGCCGTCTCCTCATGTGCCACTTCTCTCTCACGCTCAGATTTATCCAGCATCTCCTTCAACTCCAGGACTGTTTCTGGAAGCTTCTCCACTTGCAGGAGCTCCTCTCGCAAACTGGCGTTCTCCTGCCGTAGTGCCGCCACGCTGGCGTTCAGCCGATCCTTTTCACGCTCTCCCAGCTCCTCCATCTCATGGATCCGGGTGCTCTCGGCTACCCGTCGTTCTTCAGCTTCCTCCCGTTCCGCAGTCAGCTTGCAGATGGTCATTCCCAGCTCAGCCATCTCCGTGTTGGCTCTGTGGAGTCCCTCTCTAGTCTCTGTGTTCTCCATGACCAGTCGTTCATTTTGGGTCTTTAGTACAGCCAGGTCCTCTTGAGCTGCAGCGAAGTCAGCTGATGTTTTAGCAAGCGCAGATCTTTCCACGTCTAGTTCGGATGATATCTCCTCCACGTGCTGCTTGAACTGTAAAAGTTCACTGACGTGATTTCGGTTCTGCTCCTCAGCTTGCATTTTAAGTTGTTCTGTCAAAGTCTGCAGCTCTACCCTAGACGCCTCTGTGATTACCAGCTTAGTCTGGACCTTTACTTTGTCCTCCTCGGAAAAAAGCAGTTTGGCCTTCAAGTCCACCACTTCGTCCTGAAGTCTGGACACTTCTTTCACATTCAGGCCCAGCTGCTCCTCCAGCAGTGCTACTTTCGAGGCCATATCCTGGGCTTCCGTGGCATGGCAGGCAATCATCTCCAGCTGAGCTTTTTCCACCGCTTTCTTCTGGACCTCCAACCTTTCCATCATCTCCCTCTGCTTCTCCAAGGCTCGCTCTGCCTCTTCTTTCTCAGCCTCCAGCTCTCCCTCCTGGGCTTCTAGTTCATCAAGTCTTTCTTGAAGCTCCTCACAAAGCTTCTCTCGATCCTCCAGCTGTGAGTGCTGTTCCTTTAGCTGCACGGTGAGGTTTGTCTCGTTATGTCTTGCCACCTCTAGGCTACTCTCGAGATCCCTGATCTGGTCAGTAAATTTACGTAGTTCTTCCTGTGCAGCTGCGAGAGCATCTTTACTCTTTAAGCACTCCTCCCTGAGATCAGTGTTCTCCTGCTCCAACTTGTGGACTACGCTTTCCGACTCCTTGATCTGCATGATTGCTTTTTGGAGCTTCTTATCGAGGCTGCGGTTCTCATCACGCATCCGCTGTTCCCGCTCATCCACTGTCACTTTAGCGTCATCGAGTTGACCTCTGAGCTGCTTTTCAGATGCCCTCAGCTCAGCCAGATCATTTTCTAACACAGCCTTGCTTTCCATCAGCTCTTTATTGGTCTCCTTGTTCTTCTCGACTGTCTTGAGGAGCTTGTTGTTCAGCTCTGTGAGATTGTTGCACTGTTCCTTGTATTCGTCAATCATCTTTCTCTGATCTTCGATGTGTGTCTCCAGTTTTACTATACTCCCACTCAGACCCTGTTTCTCTCCTGCTATCTTCTCAGCTACAGCCTCCAGGTGCTTGATCTTCTTCACACTGGAGATAAATTCAGTTTCTTTACCTCCGAGTTGTGCCTTTAGGTTTTGCACCTGTCCTTCTAGGCTTTTTTGTAGGGAGCTCAACTTTTTCTGCAGCACATCTTTCTCCTGCAAGGCCCTTTTCTTCTCTTCGGCAGCCTGATGCTCCATCGCCTCCAGACAGCGCTGAAGGTCTTGCAGGTCTTTCTGAAGACTGCTTacttccttctctctcactgacAGCTCCTCCTGGAGTTTGTCCATGGCATTACGTTGTTCTTCTGCCTGCTTTATGAGCTTCGTACTCTTCTCTGTTAAAGCGGCCATTTTAGTTTCTCCGTCTCTCAGGGCTTGCTGTTTCATTCTGAGCTCCTCAGCCAGACGTTCCGCGTGCATCCTTTCCTCTTCACCGTGTGTTAGTGCTTCCATCCTGCCTTTCTCTGCTTCCTTCAGTCCATCCAGGAGTTCATGGATCTTTTGGGCCGAGTCAAATTGGCTGGCTGTCCTCTGCCCTTTCTCCTCAAGCACCTCGTCTAGTTTAGCCATTAGCTCCACGTTCTTTTTTTCCGCAGCAGCTAACTTGCCCTGAATTTCCTGATCTGCTGCCTCTTTAACAGCCTCACGTCTCCTCAGGACCTCCAGATCTTGGGCTAGAGTCCGTTCCCTCTCTGCCAACACCTCCAGCTTGAGCTGAAGTTCCTGGTGGTTAGACTGAGCTGCTA from Ictalurus furcatus strain D&B chromosome 15, Billie_1.0, whole genome shotgun sequence harbors:
- the fyco1a gene encoding FYVE and coiled-coil domain-containing protein 1, which codes for MATAGEGQLQRVIRDLQDAVSELTKEYKENGEPVTDDSTNLQKFSYKLEYLLQFNQKEKTTFLGTRKDYWDYFSDCLAKIKGANDGIRFVKSIPELKTSLGKGRAFIRYSLVHQRLADTLQQCLMNQKVTSDWYYSRSPFLKPHLSVDVVNTLYELNEVQFDVASRGHDLDSAWPTFARRTLGLTNSPSHMWKAPSRSSSINSLASSYSQAPEFLCSPEFGNSLLNESAEPLSDSAITAMDELRLELDQSELKQRELVEHVQQLGSEAIELREVVAELQRQLDISLAAQSNHQELQLKLEVLAERERTLAQDLEVLRRREAVKEAADQEIQGKLAAAEKKNVELMAKLDEVLEEKGQRTASQFDSAQKIHELLDGLKEAEKGRMEALTHGEEERMHAERLAEELRMKQQALRDGETKMAALTEKSTKLIKQAEEQRNAMDKLQEELSVREKEVSSLQKDLQDLQRCLEAMEHQAAEEKKRALQEKDVLQKKLSSLQKSLEGQVQNLKAQLGGKETEFISSVKKIKHLEAVAEKIAGEKQGLSGSIVKLETHIEDQRKMIDEYKEQCNNLTELNNKLLKTVEKNKETNKELMESKAVLENDLAELRASEKQLRGQLDDAKVTVDEREQRMRDENRSLDKKLQKAIMQIKESESVVHKLEQENTDLREECLKSKDALAAAQEELRKFTDQIRDLESSLEVARHNETNLTVQLKEQHSQLEDREKLCEELQERLDELEAQEGELEAEKEEAERALEKQREMMERLEVQKKAVEKAQLEMIACHATEAQDMASKVALLEEQLGLNVKEVSRLQDEVVDLKAKLLFSEEDKVKVQTKLVITEASRVELQTLTEQLKMQAEEQNRNHVSELLQFKQHVEEISSELDVERSALAKTSADFAAAQEDLAVLKTQNERLVMENTETREGLHRANTEMAELGMTICKLTAEREEAEERRVAESTRIHEMEELGEREKDRLNASVAALRQENASLREELLQVEKLPETVLELKEMLDKSEREREVAHEETAAMRFQMSTENMAHQNHVKGLNEALESLKAQLRSESEKTSSLEVKVSELETVNSECSRQLGEKDSHITKAESLIRCGEDEIHQLKERVTCGQVALALAQTERDELKEKMEKVQSDAQAEQIKMAAEIEDLNHTKTRLEERLIELIKEKDVLWQKSDALEFEQKQRAEEQWWLVDREATHCLNCNSQFTWWLRKHHCRLCGRIFCYYCSNNFVSTRSGGKKERCCRECYTQHSAVVERFTRSEISSPADTSAVHAHTANASPPPPPPPYIPTPRVTVTDPNAKQDDGVYDIITDEEVNGLYDSDTLSQTTGESQDGEAESRTTQDPGVSGDALVAEEQEEMPPTVQDAEIHLLKSGELASSVQLHIDEIQRFGDASRELFVKSSCYSIISVTVHEHGHAVGWVFSSEPKSICFSVVYRESTDTSEEQAKVLIPLTRCNAHKETIRGQLKARNPGIYTLIFDNSYSRFISKKVNYHLTTEKPVIYDGSDCP